In the genome of Mesorhizobium sp. NBSH29, the window TTCACCGGTCGGAAGGGCCTCCAGTCGACAATCGCCACCGGCGAGTCTGCAGCAAAGGCTGCCGGCTGTACGCCCGGCGATGTGTTTCTTGCCTCGACCGGTGTCATCGGCGAGCCTCTGGACGCCGGCAAATTCAGCCATCTTCTGGCAGATATGGTGAAGGACGCTGAGCCGTCGCGCTGGGCCGACGCAGGTCGGGCCATCATGACCACCGACACCTACCCGAAATATGCCACTCAAACGGTCAAACTCGGCAATGTCGACGTGACCATTAACGGCATCGCCAAGGGCGCAGGCATGATCGCCCCCGACATGGCGACTATGCTATCCTTCGTCGCAACCGATGCGCCAATTGCAGCGCCGGTATTGCAGGCTCTGTTGTCGCAAGGTGTGGGAAGGACCTTCAATGCGGTGACTGTGGACAGCGATACGTCGACCAGCGACACGCTGCTCCTCTTCGCGACAGGTGCTGCTGGCAAGCGCGGCGCACCAGAGATTACCGAGTTGAAGGATCCGCGCCTTTCAAGTTTCAAGCGTGCCCTCAACCGAATTCTAAAATCACTGGCGTTGCAGGTGGTGCGTGATGGCGAAGGCGCGCGCAAGGAGGTTGAGATCAACGTCACCGGAGCCAAATCCGCTCGCTCGGCCAAGCGCATCGCTCTCTCTATCGCCAACTCGCCACTGGTCAAAACTGCGGTTGCCGGCGAAGACGCCAATTGGGGCCGCGTGGTGATGGCGGTCGGCAAGGCTGGCGAACCCGCGGACCGCGACCTGTTGTCGGTCTGGTTCGGCGACATCCGCGTGGCCCACAATGGCGAACGGGATCCCGAATATTCGGAAGCAGCCACATCCGACTACATGAAACAGGATGAAATCCGAATCCGCGCCGATATCGGCATTGGCCGCGGCAAAGCCACCGTCTGGACCTGCGATCTCACCAAGCAATATGTGGAGATCAACGGCGACTACCGGAGCTGACTTGGCGATCGCCGTGACACCCGATCTGGCACGCGTCCGCCGCTATGAGGCCGCAGGTTTTCGCGCCTGGCCGGCGGCTTCCGTCCACTATGACGGTACATGGGTGATCCGCCTGACGCTCGATCATCCTGCCAAACGGTTGAACTCGGTAAATCCGCTCGATCCGGGCGATATTACCGATCTCGACGAGCGGGTCGTGCGCGCCGCGCGCCGTTTTCAGGCCAACGGACAAATCTTGACCTTCCGCCTCTCTCCACTCTCGGGTTCGGTATTAGATGGACATTTTGACCATCTTGGCTGGTCGCGCTTTTCCGAATCCATCGTCATGCGGTTGCCGCTGACAAACCTAACTGTCGACATCGAGCAGGTTTTACCACCGGTCGAAGATAGGGCGTCCTTCATCGCACAGGCCGCCATGGTGCATGACGCCGATCCCGCCTACTTGGCCGGTCTGGCCGAACTGCTTGGGCGCATTCAGCCGCATCTTGGTCTCTTCGTACTGGAATCCAGCAAGGGCCCGTTGGCCAGCGCCATCTCAGTACACGATAACGATCTTGCCGGCATTTTCGAAGTCGCCACCAGCCTGAACCATCGCGGTCAGGGCCATGCGCGCCGGCTCCTTCTGGCAATGTTGAACTGGTCGAAGTCACGCGGTGCACGCGAGGTCTGGCTGCAGGTCGAGGCTGACAATCTGCCTGCATGTGCGCTTTATCGCTCGTTCGGCTTCAAAGAAGTTTACCGCTATCACTACAGACGGCCACCGGCTGTCTGAAAATGGAAACCCATGCGAAGCGCCTGCTCCTCGTTGCCGCCTGCGCCCTTGTCGACGCCGATGGCCGCGTGTTGCTATCGCAGCGGCCTGAAGGCAAGTCCCTCGCCGGCCTTTGGGAGTTTCCAGGCGGCAAGGTTGAGACCGGCGAAACGCCCGAAGAAGCGCTCATCCGCGAATTGCGGGAAGAAATCGGCATCGAGACAAAGGCCGCCTGCCTCGCTCCGCTCACTTTCGCCAGCCACAGCTACGAGACTTTTCATCTGCTGATGCCGCTATATGTTTGTCGCCGTTTCGAGGGTACGCCACACCCGCGAGAGGGCCAAACCCTGAAATGGGTGCGTCCGCGCAACATGCGCGACTATCCGATGCCCGCTGCCGATGCCCCTTTGATCCCTTTCCTGCTCGATCTCCTTTGATAAGGCTCTTCCTGCGTCATCGTTAATCGATCCTTTAGCCCTATGTGAAAAATTGGCGGAGGAACTATTTTGGCGTACGCGCACTCCGGAGATCCAGAACATGCGTTCTGACGATGATTGGGACTTGATCGAGCCGTCAGTTCGCGGCTTGCGCGAAACCGGCATGGGCCTGATCCGGCTGGCGCTGCTCTTTGGCGTCATTGCCGTTGCGTTTACGCTTATTCTCGTCCCTACTGCAGACGAGACGTCGCGGTCCTGGTCGGCTCGCAACGAACTACCAGCCGGTGTCGACAATTTTACCACCGGCAGCGTGCGGCGGCTTGACAACTATACCATTCGGCGCAGCGTTCTGCAGTCCAATCCCAGTGCAGGATGCATTATCCGCAGTTATGGCCAACGGGAAGGCGACTGCTAGCGACGCCACCTTAACCTTTCTTAATATCCATCTTGTAGAACGATTTTATGATCCGGCAATTTTTGAAGCACCAGGGCGGCGCAACCGCAATCGAGTATGGGCTGATCGGAGCTCTAATCTCGCTTGCCATCGTTGCCGGCGCCAGCAGTTCAGGGATGAGCCTCGGCGATTTATGGATCGCCACAGCGACCAAGCTCTCGGCCGGGCTCCAGAATTAAAACGCTGCGCTATCCTATAGCTATCCAATGTTTGCTAAAACATTAGATAGCTATAACCCTTTGTTTCAAACGTCTCCAGACGCCAAGTCGCTGCACACTTTTGCTGGAGTTTCTCTAGGTGCCGACGCGGGCCCGCGCGTCCAGATAGCGCTTTATCGCGGCATTAAATTCGCCGCCCAGAATAAAAATCAGCGACATGATGTAGAGAAACACCACCGCGATCATGATCGAGGCCAACCCCGCATAGGTCGACACGTAGGACGAAAAGCGGTCGAGATAGGCGGCGAAGATCGTCGAGCCCGCCAGCCAAGCGGCCAGCGTGAAAATAATCCCTGGGACAATGTCGACAAATCGTCTTTTACCGCCAGGTAACCAGAAGTGCACTGCGACCAGCCCCACCACGATGACGCTTGATGCAATGACATATCGCCACACTGTGCTGGTACCCGTGTAGGGTTGCAGCCATTCAAATTGCGAAGTTGCCAGCCGCGCCAAAATGGGCGCAAACACCAGAAACACGCTGATGATAACGAAAATGATTGTGGCAAACACCACAAAGCCCAGGCTCTGCAGACGCCGGAACACAAAACCGCGTGTCTCGCTGACGCGGTAAGCCCGGTTCAGAGATGTGCGAAGCGCCTCAATACCGTTGGAGGCAAAGAACGCCGCCAACAACACACCGTACGTCAACAGGTCACCGCGCTGGATAGTCAGCACATTGACGACCTCTCGGGCGATAGGTTCAGCAATCTGGTCGGGCCAGGTATCGAAAACCAAATGGACCGCAGTCTCCGAAAATGCTTCGGCACCGAGAAAACTGGCAAGCGTGGTTGCGAAGATCAGGAATGGAAACAGCGCCATCAACGCGCTGATAGCCAGATGACTGGCCATCGACCAACCGTCATCATCGTTGAAATGGCCAAGCGCATCCGAAAGGATGCGCCGTATCGCAACGATCTTCCGCAATGCAGCTCCTTCCATTGTTTCACCGCCGCGAATATGGGAAGGCTTTTGCCCAAATGGCAAGCACAACCAGCCCTGTTCATAATCACGACGCGCCGCGCACTATTCTT includes:
- a CDS encoding GNAT family N-acetyltransferase; amino-acid sequence: MWRSTATTGADLAIAVTPDLARVRRYEAAGFRAWPAASVHYDGTWVIRLTLDHPAKRLNSVNPLDPGDITDLDERVVRAARRFQANGQILTFRLSPLSGSVLDGHFDHLGWSRFSESIVMRLPLTNLTVDIEQVLPPVEDRASFIAQAAMVHDADPAYLAGLAELLGRIQPHLGLFVLESSKGPLASAISVHDNDLAGIFEVATSLNHRGQGHARRLLLAMLNWSKSRGAREVWLQVEADNLPACALYRSFGFKEVYRYHYRRPPAV
- a CDS encoding Flp family type IVb pilin, coding for MIRQFLKHQGGATAIEYGLIGALISLAIVAGASSSGMSLGDLWIATATKLSAGLQN
- the argJ gene encoding bifunctional glutamate N-acetyltransferase/amino-acid acetyltransferase ArgJ; amino-acid sequence: MSTAISPLAPKKQPKMPAIDGVRIATAEAGIKYKGRTDLLVMSFEADTQVAGVFTRSKCPSAPVDFCRANLGKGSARILVVNSGNANAFTGRKGLQSTIATGESAAKAAGCTPGDVFLASTGVIGEPLDAGKFSHLLADMVKDAEPSRWADAGRAIMTTDTYPKYATQTVKLGNVDVTINGIAKGAGMIAPDMATMLSFVATDAPIAAPVLQALLSQGVGRTFNAVTVDSDTSTSDTLLLFATGAAGKRGAPEITELKDPRLSSFKRALNRILKSLALQVVRDGEGARKEVEINVTGAKSARSAKRIALSIANSPLVKTAVAGEDANWGRVVMAVGKAGEPADRDLLSVWFGDIRVAHNGERDPEYSEAATSDYMKQDEIRIRADIGIGRGKATVWTCDLTKQYVEINGDYRS
- the mutT gene encoding 8-oxo-dGTP diphosphatase MutT gives rise to the protein METHAKRLLLVAACALVDADGRVLLSQRPEGKSLAGLWEFPGGKVETGETPEEALIRELREEIGIETKAACLAPLTFASHSYETFHLLMPLYVCRRFEGTPHPREGQTLKWVRPRNMRDYPMPAADAPLIPFLLDLL
- a CDS encoding YihY/virulence factor BrkB family protein, with product MEGAALRKIVAIRRILSDALGHFNDDDGWSMASHLAISALMALFPFLIFATTLASFLGAEAFSETAVHLVFDTWPDQIAEPIAREVVNVLTIQRGDLLTYGVLLAAFFASNGIEALRTSLNRAYRVSETRGFVFRRLQSLGFVVFATIIFVIISVFLVFAPILARLATSQFEWLQPYTGTSTVWRYVIASSVIVVGLVAVHFWLPGGKRRFVDIVPGIIFTLAAWLAGSTIFAAYLDRFSSYVSTYAGLASIMIAVVFLYIMSLIFILGGEFNAAIKRYLDARARVGT